One genomic window of Monodelphis domestica isolate mMonDom1 chromosome 1, mMonDom1.pri, whole genome shotgun sequence includes the following:
- the FOXB1 gene encoding forkhead box protein B1, which produces MPRPGRNTYSDQKPPYSYISLTAMAIQSSPEKMLPLSEIYKFIMDRFPYYRENTQRWQNSLRHNLSFNDCFIKIPRRPDQPGKGSFWALHPSCGDMFENGSFLRRRKRFKVLKSDHLAPSKPADAAQYLQQQAKLRLSALAASGTHLPQMPAAAYNLGGVSQPSGFKHPFAIENIIAREYKMPGGLAFSAMQPVPAAYPLPNQLTTMGSSLGTGWPHMYGSGMIDSATPISMASGDYSAYGVPLKPLCHGGQTLPAIPVPIKPTPAAVPALPALPAPIPTLLSNSPPSLSPTSSQTATSQSSPATPSETLTSPASALHSVAVH; this is translated from the coding sequence atgccTCGGCCGGGCCGAAACACGTACAGCGACCAGAAGCCGCCTTACTCTTATATCTCGCTTACTGCTATGGCCATCCAGAGTTCCCCGGAGAAGATGCTACCGCTGAGCGAAATTTACAAGTTCATCATGGACCGCTTCCCCTACTACCGGGAGAACACACAGCGCTGGCAGAACAGTCTACGACACAACCTTTCGTTCAATGACTGCTTTATCAAGATCCCACGGCGGCCAGACCAGCCCGGTAAGGGCAGCTTCTGGGCCCTGCACCCCAGCTGTGGGGACATGTTCGAGAACGGCAGCTTCCTGCGGCGCCGCAAACGCTTCAAGGTGCTCAAGTCCGACCACTTGGCGCCCAGCAAACCGGCCGACGCGGCTCAGTACCTGCAGCAGCAGGCCAAGCTGCGCCTTAGCGCCTTGGCAGCCTCGGGCACCCACCTGCCCCAAATGCCTGCGGCTGCCTACAATCTGGGCGGGGTGTCGCAGCCCTCGGGCTTCAAGCACCCCTTCGCCATAGAGAACATCATCGCTCGCGAGTACAAGATGCCCGGGGGCTTGGCTTTCTCCGCCATGCAGCCAGTGCCCGCCGCCTATCCCCTCCCGAATCAGTTGACTACCATGGGCAGCTCCTTGGGTACTGGCTGGCCTCACATGTATGGCTCAGGCATGATCGACTCGGCCACCCCTATCTCCATGGCGAGCGGCGATTACAGCGCATACGGGGTGCCTCTGAAGCCACTGTGCCATGGAGGGCAGACGCTGCCCGCCATCCCGGTACCCATCAAGCCCACGCCGGCCGCTGTGCCCGCCTTGCCCGCCTTGCCCGCGCCCATCCCCACGCTGCTTTCGAACTCGCCCCCCTCACTCAGCCCTACTTCTTCGCAGACAGCGACTAGCCAAAGCAGCCCCGCCACCCCCAGCGAGACTCTCACGAGCCCGGCTTCCGCTTTGCACTCTGTGGCCGTGCACTGA